A single genomic interval of Acipenser ruthenus chromosome 28, fAciRut3.2 maternal haplotype, whole genome shotgun sequence harbors:
- the LOC117435016 gene encoding tensin-4-like isoform X1 yields the protein MSQVIPKQVLQVGQTICLSSKEDIIPLGRSLHQACPNCPSPTCCSYNTDRWVSQPMKILSQHSGRSTQNSGHHRISDKHGDSDFLAHHVLSGSYLNAKSHGTQVFSASGQQRAEQGSVVREREREMDKGNPLSPTLDVSIDNLNQLILELDPSFQPIPVRSGTANHSNSRESSSKRSERPTQGSHEDVDVSKVLLVSRGTSPFRSSDHSITSTVSSRVPIPRSPKDSSCSTSGSLIFSSSPSRRGDSGGPAAQHTSHSSCSSSGPPPSPGSDSWPKPLHTHRQRMSGASLLSTSPGSDTSYILGSAHSLLSEDADSPVRKLFGSSGSFSNLSSPYSYSPDLQKTYFSDQNLEVFNSQSQHPSSIRSFKGQKSVSPPHLRGHPSSCPPSVNSSMVDIPVVLINGSPEHKDSQNSHSSGRLGHRPTMKKSCKASSTSVVNGQSADVQPPGQSPDVQPTMKFVMDTSKFWFKPHISRDQADAYLKDQEPGSFIVRDSTSYRGAFGLAMKVDEDQTAQLPPSRSDATSSDLIRHYLIESSAKGVRLKGALEEPYFCSLSAWVYQHAITKLDLPRKLLMPTTDFAEAEEHREDTSATQENKKPACNLLYLNSVNTESLTGPLAVQKAVSATFETDPLPVPTIVSFKVSHKGIIVTDIQRKLFFRRHYPTNTLSYCGIDPKDRKWQKHCRSARIFGFVAKCQDLSQENVCHLFAEYDSTVLPIELVRGLMKNVDTQ from the exons ATGTCTCAAGTTATCCCAAAACAAGTGCTACAAGTTGGACAGACAATATGTCTCTCGTCAAAAGAAGACATCATCCCCCTGGGGCGCAGCTTGCACCAAGCCTGTCCAAATTGTCCATCTCCGACATGCTGTTCCTACAACACGGACAGATGGGTTAGCCAACCAATGAAGATCCTATCCCAACACAGTGGACGTTCCACGCAAAACAGTGGACACCACCGGATCTCTGATAAGCACGGGGACTCTGACTTTCTCGCACACCACGTTCTCTCAGGCTCGTATCTCAATGCTAAAAGTCACGGAACTCAAGTCTTCAGTGCTTCAGGCCAGCAGCGGGCGGAGCAGGGTTCTgtggtgagggagagggagagggagatggatAAGGGGAATCCTTTATCTCCAACACTGGATGTGTCCATCGACAACCTCAACCAGCTCATTTTAGAACTGGATCCATCTTTTCAACCCATCCCTGTACGCAGTGGCACAGCAAACCATTCCAACAGCCGAGAATCTTCAAGTAAGAGATCTGAGCGACCGACACAAG GATCTCACGAGGATGTGGATGTCTCCAAAGTTCTTCTGGTTTCCAGGGGCACCTCTCCTTTTCGCTCATCGGATCACTCCATTACCAGCACTGTCTCTTCTAGAGTTCCAATTCCAAGGTCTCCCAAGGACAGCAGCTGCTCCACCAGCGGGAGCCTCATCTTCTCCAGCTCCCCATCCCGACGCGGGGACTCTGGCGGCCCCGCTGCCCAGCATACCTCCCACAGCTCCTGCTCCAGCTCCGGCCCGCCCCCCTCCCCTGGGTCAGACAGCTGGCCCAAGCCCTTGCACACCCACAGGCAAAGGATGAGCGGAGCCTCGCTGCTGTCCACATCACCAGGCTCTGACACGAGCTACATTCTGGGAAG CGCCCATTCTCTCCTGAGCGAAGATGCCGACAGTCCTGTGAGAAAACTCTTTGGTTCCTCAGGGTCCTTCTCAAACCTCAGCAGCCCTTATTCCTACTCCCCTGACCTCCAGAAAACCTACTTCAGTGACCAAAACCTTGAGGTCTTCAACAGCCAATCTCAGCACCCATCATCCATCCGTTCATTCAAGGGACAGAAGTCTGTCTCCCCTCCCCACCTCAGAGGTCACCCCAGCAGCTGCCCTCCTTCTGTCAACAGCTCCATGGTTGACATCCCTGTGGTCCTCATCAATGGGAGCCCTGAGCATAAGGACTCCCAGAACAGCCACAGCTCTGGGAGACTAGGACACAGACCGACCATGAAGAAGTCCTGCAAAGCTTCCAGCACCTCTGTTGTCAATG GTCAGTCTGCAGATGTCCAGCCTCCAGGTCAGTCTCCAGATGTCCAGCCCACCATGAAGTTTGTCATGGACACCTCAAAGTTCTGGTTCAAGCCCCACATCAGCAGGGATCAGG CTGATGCTTATCTGAAGGACCAGGAACCGGGTTCCTTCATCGTGCGGGATAGCACCTCTTATCGAGGTGCTTTTGGGTTGGCCATGAAGGTCGACGAAGACCAGACTGCCCAGTTACCTCCAAGCCGATCAG ATGCCACGAGCTCAGATCTCATCAGGCACTACCTTATTGAATCCTCAGCAAAAGGAGTCCGTCTTAAAGGAGCTTTGGAAGAACCCTATTTTT GCAGTCTTTCTGCTTGGGTTTACCAGCATGCCATTACTAAACTGGATTTGCCCCGTAAACTGCTTATGCCAACCACAG ATTTCGCGGAGGCAGAAGAACACAGGGAAGACACGTCTGcaacacaagaaaataaaaaaccag CCTGCAACCTTCTGTACCTGAATTCAGTCAACACGGAGTCTCTGACTGGGCCTCTCGCTGTCCAGAAGGCCGTGTCCGCCACGTTCGAGACAGACCCCCTCCCCGTCCCCACCATCGTCAGCTTCAAAGTGTCGCACAAGGGCATCATAGTCACGGACATACAGAGAAA ACTTTTTTTCAGACGACACTACCCTACAAACACCCTCAGTTACTGTGGCATTGACCCAAAGGACAGAAA GTGGCAAAAACATTGCAGATCTGCCAG GATTTTTGGATTCGTTGCAAAATGCCAAGACCTCAGCCAGGAGAATGTGTGCCACCTGTTTGCAGAGTACGACAGCACAGTGCTGCCCATCGAGCTGGTCAGGGGTCTGATGAAGAATGTGGACACTCAGTGA
- the LOC117435016 gene encoding tensin-4-like isoform X2 encodes MSQVIPKQVLQVGQTICLSSKEDIIPLGRSLHQACPNCPSPTCCSYNTDRWVSQPMKILSQHSGRSTQNSGHHRISDKHGDSDFLAHHVLSGSYLNAKSHGTQVFSASGQQRAEQGSVVREREREMDKGNPLSPTLDVSIDNLNQLILELDPSFQPIPVRSGTANHSNSRESSSKRSERPTQGSHEDVDVSKVLLVSRGTSPFRSSDHSITSTVSSRVPIPRSPKDSSCSTSGSLIFSSSPSRRGDSGGPAAQHTSHSSCSSSGPPPSPGSDSWPKPLHTHRQRMSGASLLSTSPGSDTSYILGSAHSLLSEDADSPVRKLFGSSGSFSNLSSPYSYSPDLQKTYFSDQNLEVFNSQSQHPSSIRSFKGQKSVSPPHLRGHPSSCPPSVNSSMVDIPVVLINGSPEHKDSQNSHSSGRLGHRPTMKKSCKASSTSVVNGQSADVQPPGQSPDVQPTMKFVMDTSKFWFKPHISRDQADAYLKDQEPGSFIVRDSTSYRGAFGLAMKVDEDQTAQLPPSRSGSLSAWVYQHAITKLDLPRKLLMPTTDFAEAEEHREDTSATQENKKPACNLLYLNSVNTESLTGPLAVQKAVSATFETDPLPVPTIVSFKVSHKGIIVTDIQRKLFFRRHYPTNTLSYCGIDPKDRKWQKHCRSARIFGFVAKCQDLSQENVCHLFAEYDSTVLPIELVRGLMKNVDTQ; translated from the exons ATGTCTCAAGTTATCCCAAAACAAGTGCTACAAGTTGGACAGACAATATGTCTCTCGTCAAAAGAAGACATCATCCCCCTGGGGCGCAGCTTGCACCAAGCCTGTCCAAATTGTCCATCTCCGACATGCTGTTCCTACAACACGGACAGATGGGTTAGCCAACCAATGAAGATCCTATCCCAACACAGTGGACGTTCCACGCAAAACAGTGGACACCACCGGATCTCTGATAAGCACGGGGACTCTGACTTTCTCGCACACCACGTTCTCTCAGGCTCGTATCTCAATGCTAAAAGTCACGGAACTCAAGTCTTCAGTGCTTCAGGCCAGCAGCGGGCGGAGCAGGGTTCTgtggtgagggagagggagagggagatggatAAGGGGAATCCTTTATCTCCAACACTGGATGTGTCCATCGACAACCTCAACCAGCTCATTTTAGAACTGGATCCATCTTTTCAACCCATCCCTGTACGCAGTGGCACAGCAAACCATTCCAACAGCCGAGAATCTTCAAGTAAGAGATCTGAGCGACCGACACAAG GATCTCACGAGGATGTGGATGTCTCCAAAGTTCTTCTGGTTTCCAGGGGCACCTCTCCTTTTCGCTCATCGGATCACTCCATTACCAGCACTGTCTCTTCTAGAGTTCCAATTCCAAGGTCTCCCAAGGACAGCAGCTGCTCCACCAGCGGGAGCCTCATCTTCTCCAGCTCCCCATCCCGACGCGGGGACTCTGGCGGCCCCGCTGCCCAGCATACCTCCCACAGCTCCTGCTCCAGCTCCGGCCCGCCCCCCTCCCCTGGGTCAGACAGCTGGCCCAAGCCCTTGCACACCCACAGGCAAAGGATGAGCGGAGCCTCGCTGCTGTCCACATCACCAGGCTCTGACACGAGCTACATTCTGGGAAG CGCCCATTCTCTCCTGAGCGAAGATGCCGACAGTCCTGTGAGAAAACTCTTTGGTTCCTCAGGGTCCTTCTCAAACCTCAGCAGCCCTTATTCCTACTCCCCTGACCTCCAGAAAACCTACTTCAGTGACCAAAACCTTGAGGTCTTCAACAGCCAATCTCAGCACCCATCATCCATCCGTTCATTCAAGGGACAGAAGTCTGTCTCCCCTCCCCACCTCAGAGGTCACCCCAGCAGCTGCCCTCCTTCTGTCAACAGCTCCATGGTTGACATCCCTGTGGTCCTCATCAATGGGAGCCCTGAGCATAAGGACTCCCAGAACAGCCACAGCTCTGGGAGACTAGGACACAGACCGACCATGAAGAAGTCCTGCAAAGCTTCCAGCACCTCTGTTGTCAATG GTCAGTCTGCAGATGTCCAGCCTCCAGGTCAGTCTCCAGATGTCCAGCCCACCATGAAGTTTGTCATGGACACCTCAAAGTTCTGGTTCAAGCCCCACATCAGCAGGGATCAGG CTGATGCTTATCTGAAGGACCAGGAACCGGGTTCCTTCATCGTGCGGGATAGCACCTCTTATCGAGGTGCTTTTGGGTTGGCCATGAAGGTCGACGAAGACCAGACTGCCCAGTTACCTCCAAGCCGATCAG GCAGTCTTTCTGCTTGGGTTTACCAGCATGCCATTACTAAACTGGATTTGCCCCGTAAACTGCTTATGCCAACCACAG ATTTCGCGGAGGCAGAAGAACACAGGGAAGACACGTCTGcaacacaagaaaataaaaaaccag CCTGCAACCTTCTGTACCTGAATTCAGTCAACACGGAGTCTCTGACTGGGCCTCTCGCTGTCCAGAAGGCCGTGTCCGCCACGTTCGAGACAGACCCCCTCCCCGTCCCCACCATCGTCAGCTTCAAAGTGTCGCACAAGGGCATCATAGTCACGGACATACAGAGAAA ACTTTTTTTCAGACGACACTACCCTACAAACACCCTCAGTTACTGTGGCATTGACCCAAAGGACAGAAA GTGGCAAAAACATTGCAGATCTGCCAG GATTTTTGGATTCGTTGCAAAATGCCAAGACCTCAGCCAGGAGAATGTGTGCCACCTGTTTGCAGAGTACGACAGCACAGTGCTGCCCATCGAGCTGGTCAGGGGTCTGATGAAGAATGTGGACACTCAGTGA